The proteins below come from a single Halobacteriovorax sp. DA5 genomic window:
- a CDS encoding proline dehydrogenase family protein produces MKLPVVKSTQLNDTFRLDYYDHFGPLILDGQQIKESIKKDLLFWTEFDSSFKFQIGLKGVQFLLGIDKDEKVLRLCNIKLANEIFLLDNFVGEESEEYKKFKAHVTKVMSVKIADFPGVSNIITHRYGLTKLSEIEDKPVSEMSDTITKKLLSFLNDYKPVFFEKISDFALGLTANYALLRIHLLKFLAILPSLDHDKEGKEVKRILRESLRRLILDSKKAKRLDLKGDRQPLPPQLVVLFYFVLLAVRIFPAKALANIVRFKVRFMAKRFIAGETIESAQKNFAAIFNTGRDVTLDQLGELVVSESEADNYMNEVLNLVNGFSMHITPGSRNKAGILRAHVSIKVSALCSDFKPEAFDYTYNLVAPRLIKILKTAKEQQVFINIDAEHYHYRDIVFEIYKKALLETEELKDYADTGIVVQAYLRDCYDHLQDVVELAKERGMIMPIRLVKGAYWDAETVEAEAHGHNAPEFLNKEETDINFRQMIYEIYKAFPHIKLCIASHNFADHSYAEALREIKFKEIDEIEHQCLHMTYEALSTAMAKMGWAVRNYVPIGSLIVGMAYLVRRIMENSSQVGVLTIMRSHKKNAKLMAPNDIFKKHQNEGLLNLDSTLTQVHGQFSNCPPLKTYLEKELKYFRSEFEKFELGKDYATDFALSGESESVLSPSDGKSVVGKITFANLDDTERAIDTIDNSFYEGEWSKASWQERAAVMARAAEMMYLRRNYYSALIMHESGKAIGEALADVDEAIDFLNFYIRRLAEVGDNEEFKARGPFAIIAPWNFPLAIPCGMTASALLTGSTVILKPAEQTPLITCELVALFHEAGVPKDALIHLPGVGETVGQKLIEDKRIAGVIFTGSKPVGVHIAKTCAKRLYENRNTGKSYPVRVITEMGGKNAVIVTNNAELDETVSGILYSAFAHAGQKCSAASRVLVHKEVKDKLVARLKQAANDIYVGPATDFASFINPLVSQEEKDRLIAQVKEASEEANKYGGVVHVNRSEENLPGYCVGPTIIELPKSRALEKDSFASRELFAPVIHVVAYDDYEDALNIFNSVEYGLTGGVFSQSQDDIDFLTKRMLIGNNYINRPITGARVAIEPFGGFKMSGTGPKAGGVDYLRSLFVRSNSEELKTSTFDNGSDYEPVVSRSSSSDHFVRREKMLSALDEIISNFGPLFPGTFGEQRHALKDLKKWLEVDYLDFLNKGRDNRYIPGQINYSVFDCNKDRALYLSLNEEINMQTFFAVLMSLTTGTGVTILCSNAEAYRWWNYLIDILKKNRFSKKNIDCYHVSKEKMHTLLNENFDVVICDGDLESIKEFNSAVGEKNGQFVMTSFISPLEDYVNGSYFDLFHLFSCERSYAVNIMRHGAPMELDS; encoded by the coding sequence GTGAAGCTACCTGTGGTTAAAAGCACACAATTAAATGATACATTTCGCTTAGACTATTATGATCATTTTGGGCCTCTTATACTGGATGGCCAACAAATCAAAGAATCGATTAAGAAAGATTTACTATTTTGGACAGAGTTTGATTCTTCATTCAAGTTTCAAATTGGTCTTAAAGGAGTTCAATTCTTATTGGGAATTGATAAGGACGAAAAAGTACTTCGTCTATGTAATATTAAATTAGCAAATGAGATATTTTTACTCGATAACTTTGTTGGTGAAGAGAGTGAGGAGTATAAAAAGTTTAAAGCACACGTTACAAAAGTGATGAGTGTTAAAATTGCTGATTTTCCAGGTGTAAGTAATATTATAACTCACCGTTATGGACTAACTAAACTAAGTGAAATTGAAGATAAGCCTGTTTCTGAAATGTCAGATACGATCACTAAGAAGCTTCTTTCTTTTCTTAATGATTACAAACCCGTTTTCTTTGAAAAGATTTCTGACTTCGCTCTTGGTCTTACTGCAAATTATGCACTTCTTAGAATTCACCTGCTTAAGTTCTTAGCAATTCTTCCTTCTCTAGATCATGATAAAGAAGGAAAAGAGGTAAAGCGAATTCTAAGAGAGTCTCTGAGAAGACTTATTCTTGATTCTAAAAAAGCAAAAAGATTAGACTTGAAGGGGGATCGCCAACCTCTTCCTCCACAGTTAGTGGTTCTATTTTATTTTGTTCTTCTGGCCGTTCGCATTTTTCCGGCCAAGGCGCTGGCCAATATTGTACGTTTCAAAGTTCGCTTTATGGCAAAGAGATTTATTGCTGGTGAAACAATTGAAAGCGCACAAAAGAATTTTGCAGCAATCTTTAATACGGGAAGAGATGTAACTCTAGACCAACTCGGAGAGTTAGTTGTTTCTGAATCAGAAGCTGATAACTATATGAATGAGGTTTTAAATCTTGTTAATGGTTTTAGCATGCACATTACTCCAGGTAGTCGCAATAAAGCAGGTATCTTAAGAGCACACGTTTCAATTAAGGTTTCTGCCCTTTGCTCAGACTTCAAACCTGAAGCTTTTGATTACACTTATAACTTAGTTGCCCCAAGGCTTATTAAAATTTTAAAGACGGCTAAAGAGCAACAGGTATTTATTAATATCGATGCTGAACATTATCACTATCGTGATATCGTTTTTGAAATTTATAAGAAAGCTCTCCTTGAGACTGAAGAGCTTAAAGATTATGCAGATACAGGGATTGTTGTTCAAGCGTATCTTCGTGATTGTTATGACCATCTTCAAGACGTTGTTGAGCTTGCAAAAGAGCGTGGCATGATTATGCCAATCCGCCTTGTTAAGGGTGCATACTGGGATGCTGAAACTGTAGAGGCCGAGGCCCATGGACATAATGCTCCAGAGTTCTTAAACAAAGAAGAAACAGATATTAATTTTAGACAGATGATTTATGAGATTTACAAAGCTTTCCCACATATCAAGCTTTGTATTGCTTCTCACAACTTTGCGGATCACTCATACGCTGAAGCTTTAAGAGAAATTAAGTTTAAAGAAATTGATGAAATTGAGCACCAATGTCTTCACATGACTTATGAAGCACTTTCGACAGCTATGGCAAAGATGGGATGGGCCGTAAGAAATTATGTTCCAATTGGTTCACTTATCGTAGGGATGGCCTACCTTGTTCGTCGTATTATGGAAAACTCTTCACAAGTAGGAGTTTTAACAATCATGAGAAGTCATAAGAAGAATGCAAAGCTTATGGCGCCAAATGATATCTTTAAAAAGCACCAGAATGAAGGTCTTCTAAACTTAGACTCAACTCTAACTCAGGTTCATGGGCAATTTAGTAACTGTCCACCTCTAAAAACTTACCTTGAAAAAGAACTGAAGTATTTTAGAAGTGAATTTGAAAAGTTTGAACTAGGTAAAGACTATGCAACAGACTTTGCTCTAAGTGGAGAGTCTGAATCTGTTCTTTCTCCATCTGATGGAAAGAGTGTCGTTGGTAAAATTACTTTCGCCAATTTAGACGATACTGAAAGAGCAATCGATACAATTGATAATTCTTTCTACGAAGGTGAGTGGTCAAAGGCCTCTTGGCAAGAAAGAGCGGCCGTCATGGCAAGAGCTGCAGAGATGATGTATCTGCGTCGCAATTACTATTCTGCACTAATTATGCACGAATCAGGTAAGGCCATCGGTGAAGCATTAGCTGACGTTGATGAAGCAATCGACTTCTTAAACTTCTATATTAGAAGGCTAGCTGAAGTAGGAGATAATGAAGAGTTTAAGGCCCGTGGCCCATTTGCCATTATTGCTCCATGGAACTTCCCTCTAGCAATTCCGTGTGGGATGACAGCTTCGGCCTTGCTAACTGGATCAACTGTTATCTTAAAACCAGCAGAGCAAACTCCTCTTATCACTTGTGAGCTTGTGGCACTATTTCATGAAGCGGGTGTTCCTAAAGATGCCCTAATTCATCTTCCTGGAGTTGGTGAGACTGTTGGTCAGAAACTAATTGAGGATAAGCGTATTGCAGGTGTTATCTTTACTGGTTCAAAACCTGTAGGTGTTCATATTGCAAAGACTTGTGCAAAAAGACTTTATGAGAATCGCAACACAGGCAAGAGCTATCCAGTTCGTGTTATCACTGAAATGGGTGGTAAGAACGCTGTTATTGTAACAAATAATGCTGAGCTCGATGAGACAGTATCAGGTATTCTTTATTCTGCCTTTGCGCACGCTGGTCAGAAATGTTCTGCAGCTTCACGTGTTCTTGTTCATAAAGAAGTAAAAGACAAATTAGTTGCTCGCCTTAAGCAAGCTGCTAACGATATTTACGTTGGGCCAGCAACGGACTTTGCAAGTTTCATTAATCCACTAGTGAGCCAAGAAGAAAAAGATCGTCTCATTGCTCAAGTTAAAGAAGCAAGTGAAGAGGCAAATAAATACGGTGGAGTTGTCCACGTTAACCGCTCAGAAGAAAATCTTCCAGGTTACTGTGTAGGCCCAACAATTATCGAACTTCCAAAGTCACGTGCTTTAGAAAAAGATAGTTTTGCTTCTCGTGAGTTATTTGCTCCAGTTATCCATGTCGTTGCATACGATGATTACGAAGACGCGTTAAATATCTTTAATAGTGTTGAGTATGGCCTAACAGGTGGTGTTTTCTCTCAATCACAAGATGATATTGATTTCCTAACAAAGCGAATGCTTATCGGAAATAACTATATTAATAGACCTATTACAGGTGCTCGCGTTGCTATTGAGCCTTTTGGTGGTTTCAAGATGTCGGGGACAGGGCCAAAGGCCGGTGGTGTTGATTACCTAAGAAGTCTTTTTGTAAGAAGTAACTCTGAAGAACTTAAGACTTCTACTTTTGATAACGGAAGTGATTACGAACCAGTTGTATCTCGTAGCTCTTCTTCTGACCATTTTGTTAGACGTGAAAAAATGCTTTCAGCACTAGACGAAATCATTAGTAATTTTGGTCCATTATTTCCTGGGACGTTTGGAGAACAGAGACATGCTCTTAAAGATCTTAAGAAATGGCTTGAAGTTGACTATCTTGATTTCTTAAATAAGGGACGCGATAACCGTTATATTCCAGGACAAATCAATTACTCTGTATTTGATTGTAATAAAGACCGTGCACTTTATTTGAGTTTAAATGAAGAAATTAATATGCAAACATTCTTTGCTGTTCTTATGTCTTTAACAACTGGAACAGGTGTAACAATTCTTTGTTCAAATGCTGAAGCTTATCGTTGGTGGAATTATCTAATAGATATTCTTAAGAAGAATCGTTTCTCTAAAAAGAATATTGATTGTTATCACGTTAGCAAGGAAAAGATGCACACTCTTCTAAATGAAAATTTTGATGTTGTTATTTGTGACGGTGATCTTGAATCAATTAAAGAGTTTAACTCTGCTGTTGGTGAAAAAAATGGTCAATTTGTTATGACATCTTTTATTTCACCACTTGAGGATTATGTTAATGGATCATATTTTGATCTTTTCCATCTATTCTCATGTGAAAGAAGCTACGCTGTAAATATCATGAGGCATGGTGCACCGATGGAGTTAGACTCGTAA
- a CDS encoding pyrroline-5-carboxylate reductase, with the protein MKYRHLILGAGNMARALIPGFIENSDDCEFLVFTPSGDKAKSFALDFGATWIKDLEELRNTHIDYLWACFKPQQLKQVALEIDFLTHPYLTIVSLLAGSDSQALTENLLSDQIIRIMPNTPAQVGLGVNALYKSKSVHQDKWNAFWQAFNSSGINTVFDNEDDIDTITPFSGSGPAYFFEIARILIEDMKARGIDGELAHRMIAGTIEGAGRMLSQNNDAQTLRNNVTSKNGVTYEALESFKESGMEEMFNRAIERAYQRTLELKGNK; encoded by the coding sequence ATGAAGTATCGTCACTTAATTTTAGGAGCGGGTAATATGGCCCGCGCTCTAATCCCTGGTTTCATCGAGAATTCTGATGATTGTGAATTCCTTGTTTTTACACCAAGTGGTGATAAGGCAAAGAGCTTTGCACTGGATTTTGGTGCTACTTGGATAAAAGACCTAGAGGAGTTACGAAATACTCATATTGATTATCTTTGGGCCTGTTTTAAGCCTCAACAACTTAAGCAAGTGGCCCTTGAAATTGACTTCTTAACACATCCGTATCTAACGATTGTCTCACTCCTAGCGGGAAGTGATTCTCAGGCCCTAACTGAAAATTTGTTATCTGATCAAATTATTCGAATTATGCCAAATACTCCTGCTCAAGTAGGTCTTGGGGTAAATGCACTTTATAAGTCAAAGAGTGTTCATCAAGATAAGTGGAATGCTTTCTGGCAGGCCTTTAACTCAAGTGGGATTAACACCGTTTTCGACAATGAAGACGATATCGATACGATTACTCCTTTTTCTGGCTCTGGCCCTGCATACTTCTTTGAAATTGCACGTATCTTAATTGAGGATATGAAGGCACGTGGAATTGACGGCGAGCTTGCACATAGAATGATTGCGGGTACAATAGAAGGTGCTGGTCGAATGCTTTCACAAAACAATGATGCGCAAACTCTTCGCAATAATGTCACATCAAAAAATGGTGTGACTTATGAGGCCCTTGAATCTTTTAAAGAATCGGGAATGGAGGAGATGTTTAATCGTGCAATAGAGCGTGCTTATCAGAGAACACTTGAATTAAAAGGAAATAAGTAA